The Flavobacterium johnsoniae genomic sequence TCTGCTGTTTTAACAGGAGTTGTGCTTAAACTAAGTTCGATACCTTTATTAGACATAGTTCCTCCGTTTGCTACAATAGAACCTACTGGTACCAATACTGGATTAACATTATAGTTGAAGATCATATCTGTTGTTTTTTTGTCGTAAACATCAATAGATCCCGTTACTTTTCCTTTTAACAGAGAGAAATCAAGTCCAATGTTTGCAGTAGCCGTTTTTTCCCATTTCAAATCTGGATTAGCTGCTTGGTTTGGTCCGTAAGCACCAATCTGCTGTCCGTTATAATAGAAAGTTCCTAAACTACCAGAAATAAATTGCGCTGTGTAAGCATTAAATCCAGAAGAGTTTCCTGTAACTCCCCAGCTTCCTCTTAATTTCAAATCACTAAAAAATTCTTGATTCTGCATGAAGCTTTCTTTGTCAATTCTCCAAGCACCACCCACAGAAGGGAAATATCCCCATTGGTTGTTAGCTCCAAACATTGATCCACCATCTCGTCTGATAGATCCTTGTAAAAGATATTTATCTTTATAATTGTAGTTTAAACGCGCGAAGTAAGCAATTAAACGTGTTTTTTGATATGCTTTACTATCTCCAAAATTCACTACATAACCATTCACAGAAGTGTAATTACTTAAAGCAAGGTTATTGTATCCTACATTATCAACCGGGAAATTTGTTGTAGTTGCTTGAAACCCGTCTCCTAATGTATTTTCTTGCCAAGAATAACCTAAAACAGCTTTTACTTTATGAGATCCAAAAGTTCTATCCCAAGTAAAGAAACTCTCGATAATATTATTTCTAGTTTCGTAAGAATTTCTCAAAGCAGAACCATTTACACCAAAATTAACCAATGTTTTTGTCAAAGGTGGATCTGGGTTGTTGTAAAAGTTCGCACTATTATATTGCGAATAATAGCTATCATAGAATTCTCCGTGTGAAGACGTTAATCTTTGGTGTGCTAAATTTAAGTTATAAGTAATTCCAAATGGAAGTTTTACTTCTGCTGTAAGATTACCAACAAGGTTATTTGTTGTAGTTTCATCTGTTCCATGTTCAATCAAAGCAACTGGGTTAAAATATCCTGGGCTAATGAAGTTTTCGAAAAAACTTCCGTCGGCATTTCTAACTGGAGAAACTGGTAAATAACTTGCTGCTTGCAGAAGTACCGTATTACGTTGTGGTACGTTTTGGTAATCTGTTTTAGAATTTGTTACATTTAATCCAAATTTCACTTTATCATCAAAAGCAAATTGTTCAACAGATAAACGTGCAATGATACGAGAGAAATCACTTTTCTGCATTACTCCTTCTCTGTTAAGAGATGTAATACTTGCTGTATAGTTTCCGTGATCTCCACCACCGCTCATAGATAAATTATGGCTGGTAGACATTGCGCGACCTGGTCTCATAATTTCTTTTAACCAGTTTGTGTTTGCGCCTTTATCATTTTCTGGAGTAAAGTTCAAATTGTTTTTAGTTGTAAAAGCTCTCAACTGATCTGCATTCATCATATCCAGATTATTAGAAACTTCTTCAAAACCAACATATCCATTGTATGCAATTTGCGTTCTACCTTTACTACCTTTTTTAGTAGTTACCATGATAACTCCATTTGCAGCACGGTTACCATAAATTGCCGTTGCAGCGGCATCTTTTAAAACATCGATTGAAGCGATATCGTCTGGTGAAATTACCGAAATATCAACTCCCGGAATACCATCGATTACATAAAATGGTCCTTGAGAACTATTTAATGTCGAAACTCCACGCATCACTACAGAAGCTGTTTTTGTTGGATCACCGCTTGAAGAGATATTCAAACCAGAAACTTTACCTTGTAAAAGCTGTCCAACATCACTAATTGCTCCTTTGTTCAGTTCTTCTGCTTTAATAGAAGTTACAGAAGTAGTAAGGTTTTTACGGCTTCCTTTTCCGTATCCAACTACAACAACTTGTTCAAGATTGTTTGTAGTAGATTGTAATTTAATTGAATAATTAGATTTTGTTCCGTCTAATTTTAAAGTTTGATCATCAAACCCAATAAAAGAAATGACTAATACTGCATT encodes the following:
- a CDS encoding SusC/RagA family TonB-linked outer membrane protein, which gives rise to MEKLKLLLLAFFFGFSINTWAQKTEVSGVVLDDKGIPLPAANILEKGTTNTVTTDFDGKFRFSVSNKNAVLVISFIGFDDQTLKLDGTKSNYSIKLQSTTNNLEQVVVVGYGKGSRKNLTTSVTSIKAEELNKGAISDVGQLLQGKVSGLNISSSGDPTKTASVVMRGVSTLNSSQGPFYVIDGIPGVDISVISPDDIASIDVLKDAAATAIYGNRAANGVIMVTTKKGSKGRTQIAYNGYVGFEEVSNNLDMMNADQLRAFTTKNNLNFTPENDKGANTNWLKEIMRPGRAMSTSHNLSMSGGGDHGNYTASITSLNREGVMQKSDFSRIIARLSVEQFAFDDKVKFGLNVTNSKTDYQNVPQRNTVLLQAASYLPVSPVRNADGSFFENFISPGYFNPVALIEHGTDETTTNNLVGNLTAEVKLPFGITYNLNLAHQRLTSSHGEFYDSYYSQYNSANFYNNPDPPLTKTLVNFGVNGSALRNSYETRNNIIESFFTWDRTFGSHKVKAVLGYSWQENTLGDGFQATTTNFPVDNVGYNNLALSNYTSVNGYVVNFGDSKAYQKTRLIAYFARLNYNYKDKYLLQGSIRRDGGSMFGANNQWGYFPSVGGAWRIDKESFMQNQEFFSDLKLRGSWGVTGNSSGFNAYTAQFISGSLGTFYYNGQQIGAYGPNQAANPDLKWEKTATANIGLDFSLLKGKVTGSIDVYDKKTTDMIFNYNVNPVLVPVGSIVANGGTMSNKGIELSLSTTPVKTADFSWTTNLNLAHNKNEIVKLTSPFFVGGDSIRRVQPDGGGQTGSTLQIFKEGKPLGQFFTLKYAGKNADGVSQYYDKNGNLTTTPQIGVDYHYAGSAQPKLLLGWGNNFQYKKFDLSIFFRGVFGNKIFNATRADLFRPSTAMTNNILVDAGNESPNDLNSYKYSDRFIEDGSYLRLDNMTLGYNFGKVGRYISSVRIYQTINNVFVITKYTGIDPEVEQGGTAPGVDSNNFYPKTRTYMFGLNVSF